The Streptomyces sp. NBC_01775 genome includes a region encoding these proteins:
- a CDS encoding AroM family protein, whose protein sequence is MGHVRLGLVTIGQAPRADLAGDIEPLLGGAEPHEHGALDDDVFEGEEAARTRSVLAPAEGEAPLISRLRDGTSVVLGHDALAPRMATAVARCEADGAAATLLLCTGNFPPVLARRPLLYAEPLVQQGVRAIVGNDPVGVVCPLPAQRADVARRWSQLLPGQVTAEPADPYAPDAHTRTGEAARRLAEGGCRWLVLDCIGYTESMRRAAAAAAGRPVLLARALAVRLAAEVAASVAH, encoded by the coding sequence ATGGGACATGTGAGGCTGGGACTGGTCACCATCGGGCAGGCGCCCAGGGCGGATCTGGCGGGGGACATCGAACCCCTGCTGGGCGGCGCGGAGCCGCACGAGCACGGCGCGCTCGACGACGACGTGTTCGAGGGCGAAGAGGCCGCCAGGACGCGCAGCGTCCTGGCGCCCGCGGAGGGCGAGGCCCCACTGATCTCCCGCCTGCGCGACGGCACCTCCGTCGTGCTGGGCCACGACGCGCTGGCCCCCCGCATGGCAACCGCCGTGGCCCGCTGCGAAGCGGACGGCGCGGCGGCGACGCTCCTGCTGTGTACGGGCAACTTCCCGCCCGTACTGGCCCGGCGCCCCCTCCTGTACGCCGAACCCCTCGTCCAGCAGGGCGTGCGCGCCATCGTCGGGAACGATCCGGTGGGCGTCGTGTGCCCCCTGCCCGCGCAGCGGGCCGACGTGGCGCGCCGCTGGTCGCAACTGCTGCCGGGCCAGGTCACCGCCGAGCCCGCCGATCCGTACGCGCCGGACGCGCACACCCGGACCGGCGAGGCGGCGCGCCGCCTCGCGGAGGGCGGCTGCCGCTGGCTGGTGCTGGACTGCATCGGCTACACGGAGTCGATGCGCCGCGCGGCGGCAGCGGCGGCGGGCCGCCCGGTCCTGCTGGCGCGAGCCCTCGCGGTGCGCCTCGCGGCGGAGGTCGCCGCGTCCGTCGCGCACTGA
- a CDS encoding winged helix-turn-helix transcriptional regulator, with amino-acid sequence MTRRDTYVCGIDAAIDVVGGKWKVLILWALNEAPRRFGELRRELPGVTEKVLTSHLRELESDGIVVREESMEGAVRRVAYALTPLGGSLNEALAPLGAWGREHLLGGRTAHGPAAGEDSETSETSEISETSVTSESFEALGERPAAPAR; translated from the coding sequence ATGACCAGGCGGGACACGTACGTGTGCGGCATCGACGCGGCGATCGACGTGGTCGGCGGCAAGTGGAAGGTGCTCATCCTGTGGGCGCTGAACGAGGCACCGCGCCGCTTCGGTGAGCTGCGGCGCGAGCTGCCCGGGGTCACCGAGAAGGTGCTCACCTCGCATCTGCGCGAGCTGGAGTCCGACGGCATCGTCGTCCGCGAGGAGAGCATGGAGGGCGCGGTGCGCCGGGTCGCCTACGCGCTGACCCCGCTGGGCGGCTCCCTCAACGAGGCGCTGGCCCCGCTCGGTGCCTGGGGCCGGGAGCATCTGCTCGGCGGCCGAACGGCGCACGGCCCGGCAGCGGGGGAGGACTCCGAGACTTCCGAGACTTCGGAGATCTCCGAGACCTCTGTGACCTCGGAGTCCTTCGAGGCTCTCGGGGAGAGGCCCGCGGCCCCCGCCCGCTGA
- a CDS encoding DUF1177 domain-containing protein, translating to MLKHVLDVIELLDRPQAAGHTLAAHLRDVLDRAAREAGHPAPASVLEQVEISVTRVEGAKGGTDFVKVVVPGSAGARSGGSAPTLGVLGRLGGVGARPERTGIVSDADGAVAALSAAAKLLDMYGRGDVLEGDVILSTHVCPDAPTRPHDPVPFMDSPVSVLDCNREEIDEAMDAVVSIDTTKGNRLLNHRGIALSPTVKEGWILRVSDGLLGVLETVTGEAAHVLPITTQDITPYGNGVHHINSIMQPCVATPAPVVGLALTAQSAVAGCATGASHEADIAAAGRFAIETAKEYGRGVIRFHDPEEFARLVDLYGPMTRLQSTAGATED from the coding sequence GTGCTCAAGCACGTACTCGACGTCATCGAACTTCTCGACCGCCCGCAGGCGGCCGGGCACACGCTCGCAGCGCACCTGCGGGACGTCCTCGACCGGGCCGCGCGGGAGGCGGGCCACCCGGCCCCGGCCTCCGTGCTCGAACAGGTCGAGATCTCCGTGACCCGCGTCGAGGGGGCCAAGGGCGGCACCGACTTCGTCAAGGTCGTCGTCCCCGGCAGCGCCGGCGCGCGCTCCGGCGGCAGCGCCCCCACCCTCGGCGTCCTCGGCCGCCTCGGCGGCGTCGGGGCCCGCCCCGAGCGCACCGGCATCGTCTCCGACGCGGACGGCGCCGTCGCCGCTCTCTCGGCCGCCGCCAAGCTGCTCGACATGTACGGGCGCGGCGACGTCCTGGAGGGCGACGTCATCCTCAGCACCCATGTGTGCCCCGACGCGCCGACCCGGCCGCACGACCCGGTGCCGTTCATGGACTCCCCGGTCTCCGTCCTCGACTGCAACCGCGAGGAGATCGACGAGGCCATGGACGCCGTCGTCTCCATCGACACCACCAAGGGCAACCGGCTCCTCAACCACCGGGGCATCGCCTTGTCCCCCACGGTCAAGGAGGGCTGGATCCTGCGCGTGAGCGACGGCCTGCTCGGCGTCCTGGAGACGGTGACCGGCGAGGCCGCGCACGTCCTGCCGATCACCACGCAGGACATCACGCCCTACGGCAACGGCGTCCACCACATCAACTCGATCATGCAGCCGTGCGTGGCCACCCCGGCGCCCGTCGTCGGGCTCGCGCTGACCGCGCAGTCCGCCGTCGCCGGCTGTGCCACGGGTGCCAGCCACGAGGCGGACATCGCCGCGGCGGGTCGCTTCGCGATCGAGACCGCGAAGGAATACGGACGGGGTGTCATCCGCTTCCACGACCCGGAGGAGTTCGCCCGCCTGGTGGACCTCTACGGCCCGATGACCCGCCTCCAGTCCACCGCCGGAGCCACAGAGGACTGA
- a CDS encoding winged helix-turn-helix transcriptional regulator encodes MENTESAETTGMARSALPDVSYTADCEARIAFEVLANRWDSVVVLTLASSGPMRPAALVARIGGISPKVLNEALRRLESNGLVGRRAYAEAPPRVDYALTEAGTALLVPMRAMGVWAKRYADDVMAAQERFTARTRSRA; translated from the coding sequence ATGGAGAACACGGAGTCCGCGGAGACCACGGGCATGGCCCGCTCCGCCCTGCCCGATGTGTCCTACACCGCCGACTGCGAGGCGCGAATCGCCTTCGAGGTACTGGCCAACCGGTGGGACAGCGTCGTGGTCCTCACCCTCGCCTCGTCCGGACCCATGCGGCCCGCCGCGCTGGTCGCACGCATCGGCGGCATCAGCCCGAAGGTCCTCAACGAGGCGCTGCGGCGGCTGGAGTCGAACGGGCTCGTCGGGCGCCGCGCCTACGCGGAGGCGCCGCCGCGCGTCGACTACGCACTGACCGAGGCGGGCACGGCGCTGCTCGTCCCGATGCGGGCGATGGGCGTGTGGGCGAAGCGCTACGCCGACGACGTCATGGCGGCACAGGAACGGTTCACCGCCCGGACACGCTCGCGCGCCTGA
- a CDS encoding NADPH-dependent F420 reductase, with protein MRIGILGAAGIATGLGGAMVRAGHEVFIGARNPGSAKEAAATAGAAGHGTLDGAAAHGDAVLAALPAGAAPAVAELLAGALAGRTLIDCTNDLTFGADGPVFADEGAPPVARRIADAAPDAHVVKAFNLCHESVWSSAAPESDGRPLGVPLCGDDSGAVARTAGLITSLGCTPLRLGGLSRAAYLEATAAFAIGAAAAGAEPRLAFALPMVGPAPA; from the coding sequence ATGCGTATCGGCATTCTGGGAGCGGCCGGCATCGCCACGGGGCTGGGAGGTGCCATGGTGCGCGCCGGGCACGAGGTCTTCATCGGCGCCAGGAACCCGGGGTCGGCCAAGGAGGCGGCGGCCACCGCGGGGGCCGCGGGACACGGCACCCTCGACGGGGCCGCGGCCCACGGGGACGCCGTGCTGGCCGCCCTGCCGGCGGGTGCGGCGCCCGCGGTGGCGGAGCTCCTGGCGGGGGCGCTCGCAGGGCGCACCCTGATCGACTGCACCAACGACCTCACGTTCGGCGCGGACGGGCCGGTGTTCGCCGACGAGGGAGCGCCCCCGGTGGCCCGGCGCATCGCGGACGCCGCGCCGGACGCCCACGTCGTCAAGGCGTTCAACCTTTGCCACGAGAGCGTCTGGAGCTCGGCAGCGCCCGAGTCCGACGGCAGGCCGCTGGGTGTTCCGCTGTGCGGGGACGACTCCGGAGCTGTCGCACGGACCGCCGGGCTGATCACCTCGCTGGGCTGCACCCCGCTGCGCCTGGGCGGTCTGTCCCGCGCGGCCTATCTGGAGGCGACGGCAGCGTTCGCCATCGGGGCGGCAGCCGCCGGCGCCGAGCCCCGCCTCGCCTTCGCGCTCCCTATGGTGGGCCCCGCCCCCGCGTAG
- a CDS encoding OPT/YSL family transporter, producing MSNPSPPAAEAAPQARTHPRALEPVTLVVTILLSVLGAVIGLVLITTLGIAPNTSVIGALIAMLIGRISFAALAKMRDPQRQNLVQSAISGSTFAAANSLVTPIAVPFLLGRPGLVWPMLGGAVIGLAVDSWVLYRVFDSRLLPASAAWPAGIAAAETIKAGDEGGRKAKLLGLSAVVGFVGSLFKLPMSAAGVAFLGNIWALLMFGIGLLVAQYAPTLLDVDLAANYVPHGVMIGAGLVALVQAALLMRDRRAKTAASAEAPTADRFAPETRTVDARRLRRGLLEGLVLFLVGAMLIALMGGITSDMSGLGLVGWVLLAGVAALIHQLIVGLAAMHSGWFPAFAVTLIFLILGLVLGIPMVPLALLVGYAASTGPAFADVGFDFKAGWLLRKDAVPWHPYETAGRRQQYIAQLVGFAVAIIVVMIAWKPFFSDGRVPPVAQVYVDTIKAGLTDTHALTMMALWAIPGALIQLLGGSSRQMGVLLATGLLVATPQAGWLVLAALAVRVAYSRWKARRRDLAEYTPEETQADADNDLALVGAGLVAGSSLNDVSQIYKAL from the coding sequence ATGAGCAACCCATCCCCACCGGCGGCAGAAGCCGCACCCCAGGCACGGACCCACCCCAGAGCGCTGGAGCCCGTCACGCTCGTCGTGACGATCCTGCTCAGCGTGCTCGGCGCGGTCATCGGCCTCGTCCTGATCACCACGCTGGGCATCGCGCCCAACACCTCGGTGATCGGCGCGCTGATCGCCATGCTGATCGGGCGGATCTCCTTCGCGGCCCTGGCCAAGATGCGCGACCCGCAGCGCCAGAACCTCGTCCAGTCCGCGATCTCCGGCTCCACCTTCGCCGCCGCGAACTCCCTGGTCACGCCGATCGCCGTGCCGTTCCTGCTGGGACGGCCCGGCCTGGTGTGGCCGATGCTCGGCGGCGCGGTGATCGGCCTGGCCGTCGACAGCTGGGTCCTCTACCGCGTCTTCGACTCCCGGCTGCTGCCCGCCTCCGCAGCGTGGCCCGCGGGCATCGCGGCGGCCGAGACGATCAAGGCGGGCGACGAGGGAGGCCGCAAGGCCAAGCTGCTCGGGCTCAGCGCGGTCGTCGGCTTCGTCGGCTCCCTCTTCAAGCTGCCCATGAGCGCGGCGGGCGTCGCCTTCCTGGGCAACATCTGGGCGCTGCTGATGTTCGGCATCGGCCTGCTGGTGGCGCAGTACGCGCCGACGCTGCTCGATGTCGACCTGGCGGCGAACTACGTGCCGCACGGCGTGATGATCGGAGCCGGGCTCGTCGCCCTGGTCCAGGCGGCCTTGCTGATGCGGGATCGCCGCGCGAAGACGGCGGCGAGCGCCGAGGCCCCCACGGCCGACCGCTTCGCCCCCGAGACCCGCACGGTCGACGCCCGGCGGCTGCGGCGCGGACTGCTGGAAGGGCTGGTGCTCTTCCTCGTCGGCGCCATGCTCATCGCCCTGATGGGCGGCATCACTTCCGACATGAGCGGTCTCGGCCTCGTCGGCTGGGTACTGCTCGCCGGGGTCGCCGCGCTGATCCACCAGCTCATCGTGGGGCTGGCCGCGATGCACTCGGGATGGTTCCCCGCCTTCGCCGTCACCCTGATCTTCCTGATCCTCGGGCTCGTCCTGGGCATCCCGATGGTGCCGCTCGCCCTGCTCGTCGGCTACGCCGCCTCCACGGGGCCCGCGTTCGCGGATGTCGGCTTCGACTTCAAGGCCGGCTGGCTGCTGCGGAAGGACGCCGTGCCGTGGCACCCGTACGAGACGGCCGGGCGCCGCCAGCAGTACATCGCCCAGCTCGTCGGGTTCGCCGTCGCCATCATCGTGGTGATGATCGCCTGGAAGCCGTTCTTCTCCGACGGGCGGGTGCCGCCGGTCGCCCAGGTGTACGTCGACACGATCAAGGCGGGCCTCACCGATACGCACGCCCTGACGATGATGGCCCTGTGGGCCATCCCCGGCGCCCTCATCCAGCTCCTCGGCGGATCTTCGCGCCAGATGGGCGTCCTCCTGGCCACGGGCCTCCTGGTCGCCACTCCCCAGGCGGGCTGGCTGGTCCTGGCAGCGCTGGCCGTCCGCGTCGCGTACTCCCGCTGGAAGGCCCGTCGCCGTGACCTGGCGGAGTACACCCCCGAAGAAACCCAGGCCGACGCCGACAACGACCTCGCCCTGGTAGGAGCCGGCCTGGTGGCCGGCAGCTCCCTGAACGACGTCAGCCAGATCTACAAGGCTTTGTAG
- a CDS encoding IclR family transcriptional regulator produces MTTDRGAPLQTADRALQVLLAFSHDREEWGVTDLAAEFGWDKSVAQRLLASLAHRGFLVSDAVTRRYRLGPAVWHMATAWERHGGMAGLVRPGLRELAAAGGVTALFAVPDGTHLRCVDSADGSSGPLRTYRLADELYPGHAGATSRAYFGMLSPGARAAMLYSRPMARFSELTITDAAELEELMSRVPVDGYAYSEGEYDPATAGLAVPVMVRTQPVGSLTLVGPHEQLNGRQDELLVPLRSIAEGLGELLTPRRVRTQRA; encoded by the coding sequence GTGACTACCGATCGAGGAGCACCGCTCCAGACCGCTGACCGCGCGCTTCAGGTCCTGCTCGCCTTCTCCCACGACCGGGAGGAATGGGGGGTGACCGATCTCGCCGCGGAGTTCGGCTGGGACAAGTCGGTCGCCCAGCGGCTGCTGGCCTCTCTCGCCCACCGCGGCTTCCTGGTGTCCGACGCCGTCACCCGGCGCTACCGCCTGGGCCCCGCCGTCTGGCACATGGCCACCGCGTGGGAGCGGCACGGCGGCATGGCCGGGCTCGTACGCCCCGGCCTGCGGGAACTGGCGGCGGCCGGCGGAGTGACCGCGCTGTTCGCCGTGCCCGACGGGACGCATCTGCGCTGTGTGGACTCGGCGGACGGCTCGTCAGGACCGCTGCGCACCTACCGGCTCGCGGACGAGCTGTATCCCGGGCACGCGGGCGCCACCTCGCGCGCCTACTTCGGGATGCTCAGCCCCGGCGCCCGCGCCGCCATGCTCTACAGCCGTCCCATGGCCCGCTTCAGCGAGCTGACCATCACCGACGCGGCCGAACTGGAGGAGCTGATGTCCCGGGTGCCGGTGGACGGTTACGCGTACTCGGAGGGCGAGTACGACCCGGCGACGGCCGGCCTCGCCGTGCCCGTGATGGTGCGCACACAGCCGGTCGGCTCGCTCACCCTCGTCGGGCCGCACGAGCAACTCAACGGCAGACAGGACGAGTTGCTGGTGCCGCTCCGCTCCATCGCGGAGGGCCTGGGCGAACTGCTCACCCCGCGCCGGGTGCGCACCCAGCGCGCCTGA
- the pepE gene encoding dipeptidase PepE → MKLLLLSNSAAPGRGYLDHAREVIAGHLAGVDELLFVPYALADHDGYTAKVAAFMEGIGVRVRGAHTADDPRELVAGAQAVFIGGGNSFRLLKSLQERGLVDAVADRVRCGVPYMGSSAGTNMACPTLRTTNDMPIVEPASFASLGLVPFQINPHYLDPDPAGTHMGETREERLTQFLEENAVPVLGLREGTWLRRDGEALGLGGVAAGARLFTAGAAPVEYAPGADLSALLATRARFDSRAD, encoded by the coding sequence ATGAAGCTCCTGCTGCTGTCCAACTCCGCCGCGCCGGGCCGCGGTTACCTCGACCACGCGCGGGAGGTCATCGCCGGGCACCTGGCGGGCGTGGACGAGCTGCTGTTCGTGCCGTACGCGCTGGCCGACCACGACGGCTACACCGCCAAGGTCGCCGCCTTCATGGAGGGCATCGGCGTGCGCGTACGCGGCGCGCACACGGCGGACGACCCACGCGAGCTGGTCGCCGGGGCACAGGCCGTCTTCATCGGCGGCGGGAACAGCTTCCGGCTGCTCAAGTCCCTCCAGGAGCGGGGCCTGGTGGACGCCGTCGCGGACCGCGTCCGCTGCGGCGTCCCGTACATGGGCTCCAGCGCCGGCACCAACATGGCCTGCCCGACGCTGCGTACGACCAACGACATGCCCATCGTCGAGCCCGCCTCCTTCGCCTCGCTCGGCCTGGTCCCCTTCCAGATCAACCCGCACTACCTGGACCCGGACCCGGCCGGCACCCACATGGGCGAGACCCGCGAGGAGCGGCTGACGCAGTTCCTGGAGGAGAACGCCGTCCCCGTGCTCGGCCTGCGCGAGGGCACCTGGCTGCGGCGCGACGGCGAGGCGCTGGGGCTGGGCGGAGTCGCGGCGGGCGCCCGGCTGTTCACGGCGGGCGCCGCGCCGGTGGAGTACGCGCCGGGCGCCGACCTGAGCGCACTGCTCGCGACGCGGGCACGCTTCGACAGCCGGGCGGACTGA
- a CDS encoding NAD(P)-dependent oxidoreductase: MDTHTSSANPVTLLGLGDMGTALARAWLAAGHPLTVWNRTPAKTAPLAAEGARVAATPAEAVAAATGPVVLCLLDDASVGETLDGADLSGKDLVNLTTSTPAQARARARWAEERGARFLDGGIMAVPPMIGHPESGGYVFYSGDRPLHERHRATLEVPAGARYVGEDAGHAALYDIALLSAMTGMFGGVTHAFALVRPEKDLDQAAFATSLAEWLGAMAGIAHGIAAQLESGDLTKGVTSNLAMMTTGNRTLLATARDQSVDSRLLDPFMELMRHRVEQGHGDEGLAGLTGLLRTDGAG, from the coding sequence ATGGATACGCACACCTCTTCCGCCAACCCCGTCACCCTGCTCGGCCTCGGCGACATGGGCACCGCGCTCGCCCGCGCCTGGCTCGCCGCCGGGCACCCTCTGACCGTCTGGAACCGCACCCCGGCGAAGACCGCGCCGCTGGCCGCCGAGGGCGCCCGGGTGGCGGCCACCCCCGCCGAGGCGGTGGCCGCCGCCACCGGACCCGTCGTCCTGTGCCTGCTGGACGACGCCTCCGTGGGCGAGACCCTGGACGGCGCCGACCTCAGCGGCAAGGACCTCGTCAACCTGACCACCAGCACCCCCGCCCAGGCCAGGGCACGCGCCCGCTGGGCCGAGGAGCGCGGGGCCCGTTTCCTGGACGGCGGGATCATGGCCGTCCCGCCGATGATCGGCCACCCGGAAAGCGGCGGCTACGTCTTCTACAGCGGCGATCGCCCTCTGCACGAGCGCCATCGCGCGACGCTTGAGGTCCCCGCCGGTGCCCGGTACGTCGGCGAGGACGCGGGGCACGCGGCCCTGTACGACATCGCCCTGCTCAGCGCGATGACCGGGATGTTCGGCGGCGTCACCCACGCGTTCGCGCTGGTGCGCCCCGAAAAGGACCTGGACCAGGCCGCGTTCGCCACCTCGCTCGCGGAGTGGCTCGGCGCCATGGCGGGCATCGCGCACGGCATCGCGGCCCAGTTGGAGAGCGGCGACCTCACCAAGGGCGTCACCTCCAACCTCGCCATGATGACGACCGGCAACCGCACCCTGCTGGCCACCGCGCGGGACCAGTCCGTCGACTCCCGCCTCCTGGACCCCTTCATGGAACTGATGCGCCACCGGGTGGAGCAGGGCCATGGCGACGAGGGCCTGGCGGGCCTGACCGGCCTGCTGCGGACGGACGGCGCGGGGTGA